In Blastopirellula marina, the sequence CTTGGCTCGCGTATAACGTCCGGCACTTCGCAGTTTGGCCTGGCCATCGCGGATGAGCTTCTCGGCCAGCTTGGCATCGGCATGCGAGCGAGCCAGGTAATCGAGCGTCGCGTCGTGCAGTTCTTCAGACACACGAGCCGGATGACCGAGCCGCACGGCGTTGCATCCTTGGGCCATCACCCGCAGCATGAGGTTATCGACCGCGAGATTACTGGGGGCACACGCCAGAACTTTCTCGCCTCGATCGACAAGCCTGCGAATCAGATGCGCCAGCGTCACCGTCTTGCCAGTCCCAGGCGGACCATGAATGATCGCCACGTCCTCGGCACGCAGGGCGTTCTCCACGGCTTCCCACTGCGATGGGTTCAAACTACGCGGGGCATCGCCGGTGACTGCGGCGGCGTTGAACCGCGGGGCAGCTTCCCCCAGCAGCACGTCACGTAAGTCAGCCAGGCGATTGCCAGCCGCGCTGGCGGCTCGCTTCAAGGCGAACTCCATTCGGCGACGCGTCACTTCGTCGTCGCTGGGAATGAGGTTGTAAGGGTCGTCATCGTTCTCGAGAAAGTCTTGCGTGACGACTTCGATCGAGCCGTCGCGTACCGAAGCGACGAGCCCGCGAACCTGGTTTTGTTCGACGTCCTGCACCACCACCGGCGAGCCGGTCCGAAAGCGATGTGGCGGGAGCGTGGCCCCTTGGGTCTTGGGGCGAAACTGGCAGATGACGCGGCCCGCCAATGCCGACCACTGTTCGTGCAGCTTCAGCCCCTTGAGCATCCCATCGGTCTGCTTGCCATCGGCCAGACGCTGCGATTCTTCTTTCGCTTCCAAGGCCATCCAGCGGCGGAAGTCGACGAATCGTTGCGGCCATTCGATCTGATCGGGTTCGAAGAATGCGTCGACTTCCGGCAGCGTTTCGCGGAGGGTCTTGGCGGCGCGTTTGGCGCGGTCTTCAGCGACTTCGACACTGGCCTGACGGCGGACCAGATCGATCGCGCCGATTTCTTTGCCGGGGATATCCGCCTGTTCAATCAGCAGTTTGAAGAGCTGGTTGCGGTTGGTCCCCGGAGGAAGTCCCCGTAAATGGAGCCGTGCCATGGGTAGTGCTTTGCGGATGGGAATACTTGCTGGGGTCCGCCACTTCCTCGCGTGCGGCGGGCGGGGTCGCGAAGAAGCACGCAACCGCCTGAACGAACAACATAGTAGCAAACAACCACAGCACTGAGTCATAGCTGCCCAGAAGTTCTTTCCCCTGGCTCATCAGAAACGGTCCGGCGGCACTGCCACCCACGACCGACATCATCTGAAACCCTTTGATCTTCCCGAGGTGGGCTCGGCCGTAATAGCGAGCCAGCAGCGAGTTCGAACCGGCAGCCGCCACCCCTTGGGCCATCCCAAACGTCAGCCCATACGCACCGGCCATCCAAACCGAATCGATCGACAGGTAGACCAGCACGCCGATGCCCAGCATCACCGAGCCCGCCACCATCAGGTAGTTCAGCTTGAAGTAGTCGGCCAGGATGCCGCCGAAGAACTGGCAACTGGCCATGCTGATGGCCATCGTCCAGAAAATCACCTGGGCATCTTCTTCCGAAAGACCGCGGCTTTCGACATACGGCACCACCATAAACATGAGCGCGGTGCCGATCATGGCCCACATCGTCATGAAGGAAAGGACAATCCAGAACGAACGCTCGGTGAGGGCTTCACCCAACGTCAGCTGCGGCATCATGAAGAACGACCCGCGACTTTCCGATTCACTATCCTTGCGTGCCGATCGCTTCTCTCCGTCGGGCAGTTGGCCGACCTCTTCGGGATGGTTACGGAACACGAAGATCAGTATCGGAAACATGATCGCCCACACGCCCACCCCTAATGCGAAGTAGGCCTGCTGCCAGCCGAACCAGCTGATCAGGGCGATGGTGATGACCGGGAACGTGCCGAACGCGATCGGTGCGGACAGGTTGCGAATCCCGTTGGCAAAACCGAGCTTCCGCTGAAACCACATGTCGGCCGTGTTGGTCGCCAGTAGCGTGAGAGAGCCTTGCCCCAAAGTTCGGATCGCCAGAAATGCCACGAACAGGGCATACGGCCCTTCGACCTGCGACATGAACATGCACGCCAGGCCGAACAGCACGATGACCAGGGTCACCGTCTTACGCAGCCCCCAGCGATCGGCGAGTGCTCCGATCCAGGGAACGGGAAACGCGGCCAGGATGGTCCCCCACAAATAGGCGGTCGTGACCGTCACAATCTCGGCGTCGATCAGCTGTTTGGTCAGCACGACCTCTTGGCCTGGGTGGGCCGCTTTGAACGTTTCGGTCGCCAGCGAAGTGGCGATGTGCTTGTTGAACAGTGCCACGCCGTAGGTCTGACCAGGGCTGGTACAGTACTGAGTGATCATCGCGACCCCCAGCATGACCCAGCCATAAAAGAACGGCGTTGCTCGAACGATCGGATCGCGTCGCAAAGATGCTGCCTCAAGCGAGGCGGCGTCGGTGGCCATAGTGGAGGGATGCCTGAAGTTGTTCCAACGAAGGTAAGCAGGTCAATCATTGCCCGCGCGGACTCATATACTAACAATGGGCCCGCACCTAGGAAACGTCTAAAGAGCGCCGGGTTCACCGTATTTTCTAGCACCCATCTTTACGCCCGTAAGCCGAGTTACCGTCGGCATCTTCGCCAACACGTGCAGGCCAATTGCAAGCAAATAACATTACCGATACGTTGGAACGTCTTGGACACCCGTCTGGGTGTGACTTTGAGGAACGAAGAAATCAAACTGGGTGCCACGCCCAATTAGAAGATGTGGGCATCGCCCCAGGCACCCGTTATACGTAGTAGTCATTTAACCACAGCGTGAAGTGAATGAGCCGAATTGGTTTAGCTTTCAAGCTCTTTTTCCAAATACTATTTAATTCTGAAGTCGCCCAGCGAGCGGAATCGCTTTCGCTGCCTGCCCCGCAGCAAGAGAAGAAGCCGGAGCCACCTCCTCCGCCGCCACCACCACCGAAGGCCAAGCCGCCGCGGCCCGATGGGATCGACGCGTTGGTGCTGCTGGCAACCTTGCAGCGCGAGGCCCGCTTCCTCGATCTGTTTCAGGAAGACCTGAGCGAGTACGACGACGCCCAGATCGGTGCCGCCGTTCGCGACGTGCAGCGCGACACCAAGGCGACCCTCAACCGGTTGTTTGCCATCAGCCCGGTACTTAGCGAAGAAGAAGGTGGACGCATCGAACTGCCAGCCTCCTTCGACGCCAGCGAGATTCGCCTGGTAGGGAACGTGCAGAACGAGAAGCCATCCGGCGGAACGCTCGTACATCGCGGCTGGCGTGCGACCAAGTGCGACGTCCCCAAGTTCAACGGCACCTTAGAGCAGGCCCAGGTTCTCAACCCGGCGGAAGTGGAGGTTTAACCACGTGGCAGCTAAATATGTCATTGGTGTCGACCTCGGTACCACCAACAGCGTGATCGCTTTCAGCGACCTGGAAGCGGAGCAGCCGGTTGTCGAGTTGCTGGAAATTCCGCAGCTGGTCGCGGCCAGCACCATCGAGAACCGTAAGTCGCTACCCTCGTTCCTGTACCTTGCTACCCAAGCCGACGCCGAAGGGGGCAAGCTCGGGTTGCCGTGGGACGAAAGCCAATCGTTCGCCATCGGCGAGTGGGCTCGTCGTCAGTCGGCCGATACGCCAGACCGCACCGTCGGCGGCGCGAAGAGTTGGCTCTCGCATCATAAGGTCGACCGGCAAGGCAATATCCTCCCTTGGAACGCGCCCGAAGAAGTGGGCAAGGTTTCGCCTGTCGAAGCATCGCGGCGCTACTTGCAACACATGGTCGCGGCGTGGAACGAGGCCCATCCCGAGCATCCCTTCGCCCAGCAAGCGGTCGTGCTGACGGTGCCGGCTTCGTTCGATGCCAGTGCCCGCGAATTGACGCACGAAGCGGCCAGCGGTGCTGGCTTCCCGGCCGATTTCACCCTGCTGGAAGAACCGCAAGCGGCGGTCTACTCGTGGCTGGGTCACATGGGCGAAAAGTGGCGTAAGGCCCTGAAGGTGGGCGACAAGCTGCTGGTATGCGACGTCGGTGGTGGTACGACCGACCTGACGCTAATCACCGTCGAAGAAGAAGCAGGCGAACTGGTCCTCAAACGGATGGCGGTCGGCAACCACTTGCTCGTCGGCGGCGACAACATGGACCTCGCCCTGGCGTTTCACGTGGCGGAACTGTTCAAAGAGAAGAACGTCACGCTCGATCCGTGGCAGTCGGTCTCGCTGTGGCATAGCTGCCGGGCGGCGAAGGAACAACTGCTGCAAGAAGGCGGGCCCGATAAGCACCCGGTTAGCATTCTCGGTCGCGGCAGCAAGCTGATCGCCAAGACCGTTTCGGTCGACGTCCAGCGCGAGCCGATCAAAGCCATGCTGCTGGAAGGCTTCTTCCCGGCATGTGGTGCGACAGATAAACCGGAACGCGGGTTCGTCTCAGGCTTTCAAGAACTGGGGTTGCCGTTTGAATCGGACCCAGCCGTTACGCGGCACCTGGCCGAGTTTCTGGCGCAGCATTCCGAGAAAGCTGGCAGCGCGATCCATCCGACGCATGTGCTGTTCAATGGGGGCGTGTTCAAGAGCGAACCATTCCAGACGCGTCTGATGGAAACGATCGCCTCGTGGCAGCCAGATCAACCTCCGCAGCGGTTAGAAGGAGATCACGACCTCGACTACGCGGTGGCTCGTGGTGCGGCCTTCTACGGCTATCAGAAAGAGAAGGGGGGCATTCGTATCCGCGGCGGTACGGCCCAGGCCTATTACGTCGGGATTCAAACCTCCGGCTTGGCTATTCCCGGTGCTCCGCGACCATTGCATTTGCTCAACGTCGTGCCGATCGGCATGGAAGAAGGAACCGAGACCGATGTCCCCAGCGCCGAGGTCGGCTTGGTGGTAGGCGAGACAACGAAGTTCCGCTTCTTCTCGTCGCCGATCCGCAAAGACGACAAGCCAGGGCAGATGATCCAGC encodes:
- a CDS encoding DUF2760 domain-containing protein, coding for MSRIGLAFKLFFQILFNSEVAQRAESLSLPAPQQEKKPEPPPPPPPPPKAKPPRPDGIDALVLLATLQREARFLDLFQEDLSEYDDAQIGAAVRDVQRDTKATLNRLFAISPVLSEEEGGRIELPASFDASEIRLVGNVQNEKPSGGTLVHRGWRATKCDVPKFNGTLEQAQVLNPAEVEV
- a CDS encoding MFS transporter, whose protein sequence is MATDAASLEAASLRRDPIVRATPFFYGWVMLGVAMITQYCTSPGQTYGVALFNKHIATSLATETFKAAHPGQEVVLTKQLIDAEIVTVTTAYLWGTILAAFPVPWIGALADRWGLRKTVTLVIVLFGLACMFMSQVEGPYALFVAFLAIRTLGQGSLTLLATNTADMWFQRKLGFANGIRNLSAPIAFGTFPVITIALISWFGWQQAYFALGVGVWAIMFPILIFVFRNHPEEVGQLPDGEKRSARKDSESESRGSFFMMPQLTLGEALTERSFWIVLSFMTMWAMIGTALMFMVVPYVESRGLSEEDAQVIFWTMAISMASCQFFGGILADYFKLNYLMVAGSVMLGIGVLVYLSIDSVWMAGAYGLTFGMAQGVAAAGSNSLLARYYGRAHLGKIKGFQMMSVVGGSAAGPFLMSQGKELLGSYDSVLWLFATMLFVQAVACFFATPPAAREEVADPSKYSHPQSTTHGTAPFTGTSSGDQPQPALQTAD
- a CDS encoding Hsp70 family protein; this translates as MAAKYVIGVDLGTTNSVIAFSDLEAEQPVVELLEIPQLVAASTIENRKSLPSFLYLATQADAEGGKLGLPWDESQSFAIGEWARRQSADTPDRTVGGAKSWLSHHKVDRQGNILPWNAPEEVGKVSPVEASRRYLQHMVAAWNEAHPEHPFAQQAVVLTVPASFDASARELTHEAASGAGFPADFTLLEEPQAAVYSWLGHMGEKWRKALKVGDKLLVCDVGGGTTDLTLITVEEEAGELVLKRMAVGNHLLVGGDNMDLALAFHVAELFKEKNVTLDPWQSVSLWHSCRAAKEQLLQEGGPDKHPVSILGRGSKLIAKTVSVDVQREPIKAMLLEGFFPACGATDKPERGFVSGFQELGLPFESDPAVTRHLAEFLAQHSEKAGSAIHPTHVLFNGGVFKSEPFQTRLMETIASWQPDQPPQRLEGDHDLDYAVARGAAFYGYQKEKGGIRIRGGTAQAYYVGIQTSGLAIPGAPRPLHLLNVVPIGMEEGTETDVPSAEVGLVVGETTKFRFFSSPIRKDDKPGQMIQRWDEAEISETDSLEASLPRDDKINEPYVPVTFHSKVTELGMLELWCVSSKTSGRWKLEFNVREED
- a CDS encoding AAA domain-containing protein codes for the protein MARLHLRGLPPGTNRNQLFKLLIEQADIPGKEIGAIDLVRRQASVEVAEDRAKRAAKTLRETLPEVDAFFEPDQIEWPQRFVDFRRWMALEAKEESQRLADGKQTDGMLKGLKLHEQWSALAGRVICQFRPKTQGATLPPHRFRTGSPVVVQDVEQNQVRGLVASVRDGSIEVVTQDFLENDDDPYNLIPSDDEVTRRRMEFALKRAASAAGNRLADLRDVLLGEAAPRFNAAAVTGDAPRSLNPSQWEAVENALRAEDVAIIHGPPGTGKTVTLAHLIRRLVDRGEKVLACAPSNLAVDNLMLRVMAQGCNAVRLGHPARVSEELHDATLDYLARSHADAKLAEKLIRDGQAKLRSAGRYTRAKPAPGERAALRDEARQLFDDAQRIQRQTLDQILTSAQVLCVTLTGIDDDLLAGRMFDTVVIDEACQTVEPACWIPLARSGRVILAGDHCQLPPTILSQEAASAGFAESMQQRLVKQRPEIARLLKRQYRMHWSIMDFSSLEFYDGQLEADESVATHDLQPLLNGEVYVDPKPWQFYDTAGADFVEQEDDASSSRFNDAEARFVAKKAAQLIEAGIEPSAISVISPYAAQVQRLRNQLPAGVEADTVDGFQGRENEVVIISLVRSNTNGEIGFLLDTRRMNVALTRPRRKLIVVGDSSTIGGNSFYERLLQYAESIDGYHSVWEELD